The Oculatellaceae cyanobacterium DNA window TTGCTCTAGTCAACTGCTGCACATTAGAAAGAAGTTCTACAGGTAAAGGATGCTGCTTAAATATTCCTTTATAATCAATTCTGGCAATTAAAAGCTCATATAATTCTTCCGCAGGCTGCATAAATTCAATGCAGTCTCGCACGGATAGATAAAGAAATTCTAGAAAGGCATTAATCTGGTCTTTTGTTAAAGGTTTATATTCCTCACTTAAACCGAAATCAGCTAATTCCGGTTTTTTAGTTGGAGGATTTAGTAACCACTTGCGATGACTTTCAATTTTCTTTAATTGAGCAAAGGCGTATCCCGAAAAAGAGTGCTTAACTTTCGTGCAAAGCATCTCTTCTCGGTAAGAAATCAGTTTTTTACCCACATCAGTAAGAAGTAAATAATCTTCTGAATCTAACCACATTAGCTCTAAAATATTAGGGTTATTTAATGCAGCTAAATGTAAATATTTCTTGAGTTCATACACACAAACATCAGCAGAATTATTAATTGCCTCAATGCTTCCAGGTTCAGAATGCCAACCTTGATCTTTTTGCTCAAAAGTTTCAAATCCCAGATAATGCCTCTTTTTAGCAACAGCTATCCCTTTTAAATCAATATCGGAAGCTGCTGTATTAATTCGATAAGCTTGACTTCCGACTACTCCCAAAAGGATCATTCTTTTTTCGACTTCTTCTCGATTCATTTTAATTTTGCTTTGTTTAAAAACAAGCAGAAAATTTACGTTTTAAGAATAAACCTCTCTGAGATAATATTTCAGTGCTGACACATGGTTATGTATTGTATTTTAGGTCACATCGCAGCGCCAGAGTTGCCCAAACGCTTATAAAAATTGCGCTATGCTACGTTCAACCGAACCTACTTTTATCTTTTGCGATTAAACAAACTTGATAAGTAGGTCAACATAAATTAAGTCTAAAACCCTATTCCCTCTTCGGTTACAGAAAGGGGGTAACTTTATATTTTATATTTTTTAAAGTGGCTCTACTTATGAATCACAATAAAACTTAAACTTTCGACAGCAGGAAGCTTCAGGAGGCAGAGAAAGTTCAAAATTCACATTTTATATTTAATTAGGTTGACCTATTTACTATATCTGAATGCAACTTATTATTACCCTGACCCCTAAAAACTCACTACTTTTGAGCGTGGAAAGGACAACCTGTTGCCAATTTACCTAAGAATAAACTGGTATCAAAGAAATGTTCCAAAGATAGAATCTTTAAGTCATCGTTAACACGGGCAACGGTCATTCCAGAGATTTCTATCTTCTCTCCTGTAGGTGCGTGATCTTTATAAGGGCCGCTAAAAGTTCCCCAATGCCGCCATTTAAAAGTAACATTTGGGGGGCCTGAGAAGACCTCAGCTAACTCCCACAAAAATCCATCTGGAAATGCTTCGTGGAATATCCGAATAGAAGATTCAAATGTCTCGACTTTAGGATTATAGTGTTCTGATTCTTCCAGAAATAAATTATAAGTTCCTACCGCTGCCACATCATTAGCGGTGTACTCTGGGCCACCATTTGTCCTCATCCGAAACTTGTCAGCAACAACCGATACCCACTGGGCGGGGTTTGTTTTGTGGGTTGCTTCCATTTCAAAGGCTCTAACTAAGTTTTGCACAATCGCCTCTAAAGACCCCTCAATGTGAGCATATTGGCTTTGTGCTTGAAGAGATTTGTTAGTGTGCGAATAGTCTGGGCGTTCTTGATAACGCCACTCGACACCATCATCGTGAGCGATAACTGTTTCTCTGTCTTGTATCCAAAGAGGTTGATCGGTGGGTTGTGTGGAACTCATAAAGCCTTGGGTTGATTAATTAAAGTAAATTTTACTTCAATTCTTCCCAAAGATAGAAGCAAAAGTATTATAAAATACAACTATTAATTTAGTTTTATCCAAAATTGTGACGGACTATACATGACTGCAATTGAAATTGATGCGCTGCTAATTAGCGATCGCCACTCGCCATAGCTAATATCTGAATTGGGGTTAAAGTTGAACCTGGATAATAAGTTCCTAAAATGTGCGTATAGTCATATCCTTGCTTGGCTAAATCTTTCGCTCCATATTGGCTCATTCCTTTACCATCGTGCGCTCTATCAGTCGTCTCTTGGGTATCAGCATACCAAGCATCAACGAGCGAACCTTGAGCAGTGAGGATTTGACCTCTAGTTAATTCGACTGCTGTATAAGTACTGCTGGCTTCACCGCTTAAACCTTTGTAAACTTGCCAAGCTTGGGTTGTGCCGATATGGTAATAGGGGTTAGCAGGTTTTAAGTAACGCACCAAAGCATAAGAACGTGCTGCAACTGCTTGAGCTTTAAGAGCATCTATTGGCCAGGAACTTGGCATTTCTGAGCCAACAACGCTATATAAATAAGTTTCTAAATTGACATAATTTACTGCTAATAAAGTACTACCTCTAGAGATTAATTTGACTTTTCCTCTATACCAATGTTCTCCAACACCAACATAGCCGCCTGGAGTAGCTTCTAGCCAAACACCATTAGGGCTTTTCCATACACCGAAATCTATTTCGTTGCCTGACGCTTGTAGGTTGAAGGGGACACCTGCTTGAAGACTTCGCAGTACTTTTCCTGCTTCATCTCTAATCACTCCTGTTGTAGAAGTTCCAACCGCGAGAGTGTCTACGTTAATTGCGATCGCTACCTTCAATTCCACATCTGTAGGTTTGTGTACAGGGGCAGCAACGTTAGTTTTAGTAGGAGTTTTAGCAGCTTGAGTTTTAGCAGTAGGAGTAATTGCAGGGCTGGTTGGTTTAATACTAGGTTGAGGGTTAATTTGACTACTTTGGGATGGTGGCGAGACTGAGACGAGGTTTTGTTTGGGGACACTGGCGGAATCTGATGTTGGTACTGCTGGGAGTAGCAATGTTGGCGCAGCCAATAGGGGAATTAGGCTGTAGCGTAAGTTAGGAAACCGCAGAAGTGTATTTGTCAATGTCACGTTTCATCTTTTGGTAGTTCAATTTGCCATTGTAATAGGTTTAATTACCGTAGTGGTTGCGGTACTTACTTATTAATTGAGATTTAGTGATGCTGTATCTAAGTAATTTCCTCAATCACCCTGTTAAGCTGTGATTCTGAGTACTGCAACAGTTAGAAATTTCATTGTTAAATTGAATACATATAGGGCTTACGGAAAACCTCACGCGGGCAAGATGCCCGCATTTTCTATCAAACGATCTTACTCTTGCCTTTGAGCCTCGGCAGGCGGGTTTCGTTCCTATGGTTCCCCAGGCTTGAGCCTGCGGGTACATTTAAATAGACTTAATTTTTATTAAATACTGAATCAGGAACAAATTTATGCAAGTAGCACTTAAGCAAATCATAGTTGCTCCAGGCACTCAATTACTGCTAAAAGATGTTAGTTGGCAGCAACTTCAAGAAATATTAACAAACTTAGGTGAAAGCCGCAGTGCCAGAATTTCTTATAGTAAAGGAATGTTAGAAATCATGGTTCCTCTGCCTGAACATGAAGATGATAAAGTAATCATTGGTAATTTGGTAGAAGCAATTTTAGAAGAAATGGATATAGAATTCAGAAGTTTAGGCTCGACTACCTTTGAAAATGAAAAAATGGCAGCAGCAAAAGAGCCTGATGATTGTTTCTATATTCAAAACGAAGCAAAAATTAGAGGTAAGAGAAGGTTAGATTTAACAGTAGATCCACCTCCAGATCTAGCAATTGAAATTGATATTACATCTCGCACTAGATTAAATAGTTATCAGGATTTAGGAGTTGCTGAATTTTGGCGTTACGACGGTAGCAAGCTAGAGATAAATATACTGCAAGCAGGTAAATATATTCGATCAAATCAAAGTTCAAACTTTCCCAAATTGCCAATTATTGAAGTAATTCCTGAATATTTGGAGCGCAGTAAAGTTATCGGTAGAAATGCGACGATGAAAATATTTAGAGCTTGGTTGAGAGAACAGTTAGCAGGATAATACATAGAATTAGGGTTAACTTAGAGTAATGCTGCTAGATATTTTCCACTGTTAATTTTGTAGCCGCATCAATATCTAACATAAATAAAGTCAAATTAGACTCTTCTTGTGGAATCACAACAACGTGACTAGCTATTCCTAATGTGTCACCGCGACGAAAAGATTCTGGTAAAACTCTGATACTAGATAAAGGTACATCAATTAAAGCGGGAACGGTAGCAACTGGAATGCCACAAAGTTCACGCTCTTTATTTTGAACTACTATTAAATACCCTTCATCAAGGTTTTGATGCTCTCTATGGGTGTGGAATATACGCCATTCTAAATCTAAAACTGTTACTTCGCGATCGCCCATGTGGACAAGTCCTACCCACTTGCTACCACTGCCATGAATTTGGGTGGAATTAAGTACTTTATAAACAGCTTCAATTCGTAAGGCTAAGTTGAGGCTACCAATGCTAAATACTAATAGTTTTAATGTTTGTATAGCACGAGTATTATCTAGCTCGTTTGCTTCGGCGGTTGAGTAAGTTAAGGTATCATTTAAGTCTAAGGTTGCCATAATTAGTCAGGTTTTGGGTTAATAGCATATTTGCGAGGTTTTTAAGAGGATTTAACCACAGATGCACGCAGATAAACGCAGATGTTTTTGTACGGTTATTTGTTTTGGGGATGGGTTTTAAGTAGTTAGGGCAGTAGCTTTTTTTGGAGCGTTTTTGCTGAGTATATCTTTTATACCTGCTAAAAATTCTTGTTCTAGGTAGGGTTTGGTGAAGTAGGCGCTTGCTCCTAAGTGTTTGGCTAATTGTCGGTGTTTATCACTACTGCGAGAAGTTAACATTATTACTGGAATTTTTGATAATTCTGCATCTTGACGGCGCTGGGTGAGAAATTCAAAGCCATTCATATTAGGCATTTCTACGTCAGAAACTACTAATTGAATAGTGGAATTTTGCTGCAATTGTTCTATTGCTTCTCTACCATCTCTTGCTTGCACTACACGATAACCTGCTTTTTGTAATGTTAAAGCTAAGGTTTGGCGCAATGCAATTGAGTCATCTACAACTAATATTAGGGGAGTTTTAACACTGCTAGTTGGTTGGCGCTTTGCAGATGATGG harbors:
- a CDS encoding nucleotidyltransferase domain-containing protein; this translates as MNREEVEKRMILLGVVGSQAYRINTAASDIDLKGIAVAKKRHYLGFETFEQKDQGWHSEPGSIEAINNSADVCVYELKKYLHLAALNNPNILELMWLDSEDYLLLTDVGKKLISYREEMLCTKVKHSFSGYAFAQLKKIESHRKWLLNPPTKKPELADFGLSEEYKPLTKDQINAFLEFLYLSVRDCIEFMQPAEELYELLIARIDYKGIFKQHPLPVELLSNVQQLTRASNDFIRLLHISQAYRTALREYDNYQSWKKNRNVTRAESERKAGYDVKHAAHLIRLLRMGIEILATGEVIVNREKAGDAPQLKAIRNCEYSYEQVKTLADELFTEIEAIYPKSVLPKYIDRSRINDICVELVEMQGWE
- a CDS encoding ester cyclase, with the protein product MSSTQPTDQPLWIQDRETVIAHDDGVEWRYQERPDYSHTNKSLQAQSQYAHIEGSLEAIVQNLVRAFEMEATHKTNPAQWVSVVADKFRMRTNGGPEYTANDVAAVGTYNLFLEESEHYNPKVETFESSIRIFHEAFPDGFLWELAEVFSGPPNVTFKWRHWGTFSGPYKDHAPTGEKIEISGMTVARVNDDLKILSLEHFFDTSLFLGKLATGCPFHAQK
- a CDS encoding SpoIID/LytB domain-containing protein, coding for MTLTNTLLRFPNLRYSLIPLLAAPTLLLPAVPTSDSASVPKQNLVSVSPPSQSSQINPQPSIKPTSPAITPTAKTQAAKTPTKTNVAAPVHKPTDVELKVAIAINVDTLAVGTSTTGVIRDEAGKVLRSLQAGVPFNLQASGNEIDFGVWKSPNGVWLEATPGGYVGVGEHWYRGKVKLISRGSTLLAVNYVNLETYLYSVVGSEMPSSWPIDALKAQAVAARSYALVRYLKPANPYYHIGTTQAWQVYKGLSGEASSTYTAVELTRGQILTAQGSLVDAWYADTQETTDRAHDGKGMSQYGAKDLAKQGYDYTHILGTYYPGSTLTPIQILAMASGDR
- a CDS encoding Uma2 family endonuclease, encoding MQVALKQIIVAPGTQLLLKDVSWQQLQEILTNLGESRSARISYSKGMLEIMVPLPEHEDDKVIIGNLVEAILEEMDIEFRSLGSTTFENEKMAAAKEPDDCFYIQNEAKIRGKRRLDLTVDPPPDLAIEIDITSRTRLNSYQDLGVAEFWRYDGSKLEINILQAGKYIRSNQSSNFPKLPIIEVIPEYLERSKVIGRNATMKIFRAWLREQLAG
- a CDS encoding chemotaxis protein CheW; translated protein: MATLDLNDTLTYSTAEANELDNTRAIQTLKLLVFSIGSLNLALRIEAVYKVLNSTQIHGSGSKWVGLVHMGDREVTVLDLEWRIFHTHREHQNLDEGYLIVVQNKERELCGIPVATVPALIDVPLSSIRVLPESFRRGDTLGIASHVVVIPQEESNLTLFMLDIDAATKLTVENI